DNA sequence from the Pedobacter sp. W3I1 genome:
CCGCATATGTTAAGCCATACCGAACAGTACAAAGGTATTGTAGATCAGTTTATGGTTCGCCACTTTTTAAAACCAGGTATTACAGGTTGGGCACAGGTAAACGGTTATCGTGGTGAAACCAAAGAAGATTACAAAATGGTAAAACGTGTAGAGCACGATATATGGTATCTGGAGAATTGGAGTGCGATGCTGGATGTCAAGATTATTTTTATGACCGTGATTAATATGGTTAAAGGTGAAGAGAACGCCTTTTAGTATTTAAAGTTTTAAAGCCCGTAAGGGCTTTTCTCTTATAGAACTTTGGTAAAGGTGTTAAATTGATAATTAATAACGTTCTTTGCCGTTTGAATTAAAATTTATCAGATGAAGAAAATCTTATTCCTCCTTTTTTTAGTCGTTTCCATTTACGAAGTTAAAGCCCAGGCTGTTTATCAACCTTATTCGTTCCAGTTTTATCAGAAATTGAGTGGAGAGGTTTATAATCCCAATACACGGATCCATAGTGCTTTAAAGCCTTTTTTTATTGATGATAGTTTGCTGCGTGATAAAAGTAGCATGTTGTTAAGCATCGGAACAGACTCAACCAGAAAATCGTGGGTATCGAGAAAATTATTCCAGGAACATTTACTAGATATTCAAAGGGAAGATTATACTGTATATGCCGATTTTTTGCCTGACTTCCAGATCGGTCGTGATGTTTCTGGTAAAAAAACTACCTATTTGAATACCCGTGGTTATCAGGTCGGTGGTACAATAGGAAAGAAATTTTCTTTCTACACCAGCGGATTTGAGAATCAGGGGCGTTTTGCAGCTTATTATGATAATTATGTAAATCAGACTAAAGTTGTGCCAGGTCAATCTTATGATAGGAGCTTTGGTAAATTAACCAAAGATTGGTCGTATGTTACCGCAACAGTATCTTATACACCCATAAAATATTTGAACATTACCGCAGGTTATGATAAAACCTTTATTGGTGACGGTTATCGCTCTTTATTGTTATCTGACTTTTCATCTCCAACTCCCTTTTTGAAATTGACCGGTAATTTGGGGAATGTACAATATATGGTGATGTGGACATCTATGCAGGATCCAGGTGCGACCAAACTATCTTACGATGCGGGTAACCGTAAAAAAGGGGGGATTTTTCATTACCTCGATTGGAACGTCAACAATAAATTATCAATTGGATTTTTCGACTCTATTATTTGGGCACAGACAGATGATGCTGGGAATAGAAGAGGATTTGATTGGGGCTATGCAAATCCTGTCATCTTCTTAAGGCCAGTAGAAGCCTCAAGCGGTTCTCCAGACAATGCTTTGTTGGGATTTACTACAAAATACGAATTTGCAAAAGAATTGGTGGCTTACGGTCAGTTTTCATTAGATGAGTTTGAGGCTAAAAATTTCTTCTCAAGTTCTGGCAGTTCCAGAAATAAATACGGTTGGCAATTGGGATTGCGGGGAGCAGATGTATTTCATGTAGCAGGTTTGAATTATTTATTGGAATACAATACGGCCAAACCCTATACATTTTCTTCAAGAACCCGTATCGGCAATTACGCCAACTATAATGAGCCTCTAGCACATCCTTTTGGTGCTAACTTTAGAGAGCTTGTTGGTTTATTAAACTATTCTTACAAACGTTTTGATTTTAGCGGCGAACTGATGTATGCTAAGTATGGTTTGGATATCGCTGGGCAGAACTATGGTAAGAATATTTTCGAGCCATATACTGACGCGGTACAGCCTATTGGGAATTACACCACTCAAGGGATTCGCACAGACCTTTTTTATGCGGAAGGAAAAGTAGCCTATGTAGTTAACCCGAAATACAACCTACGCTTAGAACTAGGTGGTGTGGTTAGGAGAGAAAGTAACAATTTAGGTAAAAATACTACCGGGTTAATTACCTTTGGTTTACGCAGTTCGTTTAGAAATTTATATTCTGATTTTTAGGAGATGTGATGATATAATCAAGCCTCAGTTATTTGTTAACTGATGCTTTTTTGTTAATTAACCTGAGTTCGATTAATATTTGAATATAGTTAGTGTTTTACAGCTGCTTCACCTCACGCGATCGTCATGCTGAATTTATTTCAGCATCTTTCCTGCTATTAAGACCCTGAAATGAATTCAGGGTGACGACACTAATACTTACCCCCCCTCAGAATGACAAGAAATATGAAAAGCTTTTACCCTGCCATACTATCTGTTGTTCTTTTTACGGCCACTTTTCTAACCGCCTCGATAATCGCATTTTTATCATAACCACATTCCGCCCAAAGCTCGGCCTGTTCGCCGTGTTCGATAAACTGATCTGGAATACCTAAACGGATTACATTTGCGCTATAGCCATGATCGGCCATAAACTCTAATACTGCAGAACCTACTCCTCCAGGTAATGAACCATCTTCTACCGTGATTACATGTTTATATTTAGCAAATACTTCATGTAGTAGCTGCTCATCCA
Encoded proteins:
- a CDS encoding gliding motility protein RemB codes for the protein MKKILFLLFLVVSIYEVKAQAVYQPYSFQFYQKLSGEVYNPNTRIHSALKPFFIDDSLLRDKSSMLLSIGTDSTRKSWVSRKLFQEHLLDIQREDYTVYADFLPDFQIGRDVSGKKTTYLNTRGYQVGGTIGKKFSFYTSGFENQGRFAAYYDNYVNQTKVVPGQSYDRSFGKLTKDWSYVTATVSYTPIKYLNITAGYDKTFIGDGYRSLLLSDFSSPTPFLKLTGNLGNVQYMVMWTSMQDPGATKLSYDAGNRKKGGIFHYLDWNVNNKLSIGFFDSIIWAQTDDAGNRRGFDWGYANPVIFLRPVEASSGSPDNALLGFTTKYEFAKELVAYGQFSLDEFEAKNFFSSSGSSRNKYGWQLGLRGADVFHVAGLNYLLEYNTAKPYTFSSRTRIGNYANYNEPLAHPFGANFRELVGLLNYSYKRFDFSGELMYAKYGLDIAGQNYGKNIFEPYTDAVQPIGNYTTQGIRTDLFYAEGKVAYVVNPKYNLRLELGGVVRRESNNLGKNTTGLITFGLRSSFRNLYSDF